The Bactrocera dorsalis isolate Fly_Bdor chromosome 2, ASM2337382v1, whole genome shotgun sequence region tccaaatttaacttttctttttcaatttctattcgTTGCTCAAAAAACTGTTCTCTTTTCTTTTGTATATCTTTAAGTTcactaagaatattttttggagcacgttttttcactttttcgaggAACGACGGAGTGGTAGGAAGATCTGTTGCTACCTCTGCTCCTACTGTTGTCTGTTCTGCATTGTCGTTAAGTGAACCCGATGGTTCCGCAGATGATTGTGATGATGCTGGAATTTCCACTACCTCTACAAGGTCTGCAAAATCGCTGCAGTATTGTGACACTTCAGGGTTGTACGTCTCTACAACACAATTGGCTTCGGATTTACTCCCAAATAGAACCGAAAACCGTTCATAATTCGGACACatttgtgaaagttttgctgaaagaacggagaattattaaaaaaccaaaaaagtttcacttaacATTAAAGCCGCATTTACCTTTTATTGAGGAAACATCATCGCCAACGTCTATTCCAGCACCAGTCGATTTGCGCCACTCCTCAGCTTTGTTATACATCTGCTTCCAGTACCGGACCTTGCAGCGCAACATGTCCGTAGTCGCAtcaatatttgttatttcaactaattttttatagtacAACTGGGCGTTTGGTTTCTATAACAAATGTATTAAAGTGTTTAGTTAAAGCTAATTGTATAATATAAAGAACTACCTCAATTTCCACATTTTCTAGTAAATATTCTAGAATTAAATCGTTTTCCTCCTCACTCCATTTTTTTTGAGGCTTTGCCCTCTTACGTATCTTCTTTTGAGGTTCcactgaaaataagtatttaatgaaataaaaagcaactaTTTGTTAAAGATATActtacttttgcaaa contains the following coding sequences:
- the LOC125776379 gene encoding uncharacterized protein LOC125776379, giving the protein MLRCKVRYWKQMYNKAEEWRKSTGAGIDVGDDVSSIKAKLSQMCPNYERFSVLFGSKSEANCVVETYNPEVSQYCSDFADLVEVVEIPASSQSSAEPSGSLNDNAEQTTVGAEVATDLPTTPSFLEKVKKRAPKNILSELKDIQKKREQFFEQRIEIEKEKLNLEKLKLELDREKINKDFEIKKLELEQKERLAMIELKCKYNMSRFYMYVL